Below is a window of bacterium DNA.
CGAGACCCAGTATGATCTCCGCCTCCGCGGGAACAGTGCTCTGGGTAACGACGCCCTAGCGTTAGGCGTTAAGACCTACGCTCCCATCCAAATATCAGGAATCAAAATCATCGCCGGCCAAACCGTGGACGTGGGGGTTATCGATTTACGGCAAGGCAGCGTCCTTTCGGGTACGGTCCGGAACGCGGGGGGGGCTCCCTTGCCCAACATTCGGGTGAAGGCGCAACCTTCCGCCAATAATGGCGGCGATCAATGGGCCTTCCAAGTGGAAGCCTTCACCCAGGAAAATGGTCGATATGAATTACAAGGGATCGACCGCGCCAAAGGATTTTATGACGTTATCGCGTCCCCCCGATTCCGCTCCGGGGAATCCTACGCACGACTTTCGGGACCCCGCTACGCGGAAGAACGACGACGGGCCATCAATGTGAATGAAACCACCAAGCTTTCTGGAAACGATTTTACGCTCAGCCTCGCCAACGGGGTGATCACCGGGAAAGTCGTTTCGGCAGACAGCGGAACGTTGACCCCCGCCCTATCCGACAAGAACAACCAGGGGGGAGAACGAGGCGCGGACATTGTGCTTCACAGGACCGGAGCGCCCTTTGACGACAGTCCCCTGGGCGAAATTGAAGAACGCACCAACGCGGACGGCACGTTTCGCGTGGAAGGACTTAAACCCGGGGCCTACACTCTACGGGCCATGGCCTTGGGCTACGCGAGTATCCAGAGACCCCTCGTTGTCCCTGAGGGGACCGCGTCCGCTGAAACGATCACGCTTGCACGGGGAGCCACCGTTTCCGGAACCATCACCAAACCAGACGGATCCGCCCCAACACTAGACGAAGTTCATCTGATCCTGGGTGTGGACAATAACTTCGACGAATTCATTTTTGGCCGTATCGAAAGCAACCAAGACACCAAGCAGGTCACCGGCTATTCCATTTCGGGATTCCAAACTGAAAAAATCTATTCCCTGGTGATTGTGACAGGAAACCAGCCCGGTGTGCTCTTTGCGAACGCGACGGAAGAGAGGGTCATCCCCCTCCTCTACTGGGCGGCCGCGCTTCGAGTCTTCGTCAATCAATCCCAAACCATCGTTGAGTCAAACCGCGTCACCGCTCTCCGCTTTTTTTCCAGTCAACCGCTTCGAAATCTGACCCTCGCGGATAACGACCTGCCTACTTTACTTACAATCGAGGAAGGGGTCGGAACATTGAGCAACGTGGAAATCAGTTCCGCCCGAGACAGCGTGACCGCTGTCTACACCGTTCCCAACAATGAAAACGAATCCTCGTTTAAAGTGCGGGCCTCCTTTTACACAACCGAAAAAGATTCGGATAGTTCCACGGGAGAAAACTATCGATTCAACCAACTCTTCACGTTCCATTCCGGTATTAAAAACCGCCGGTCCACATCCATTTCAAACGTCACGGGAGGGGAATGCACCTTGGAAGGCACCCCCGCCGGAGTGGTCTTCCGCGCGGGATCGTTTGCCGTGGCCACGTCTTCCTCGGTCGCCATTGGAATTCAAAGCGCGGACGCT
It encodes the following:
- a CDS encoding carboxypeptidase regulatory-like domain-containing protein, producing MPNIRVKAQPSANNGGDQWAFQVEAFTQENGRYELQGIDRAKGFYDVIASPRFRSGESYARLSGPRYAEERRRAINVNETTKLSGNDFTLSLANGVITGKVVSADSGTLTPALSDKNNQGGERGADIVLHRTGAPFDDSPLGEIEERTNADGTFRVEGLKPGAYTLRAMALGYASIQRPLVVPEGTASAETITLARGATVSGTITKPDGSAPTLDEVHLILGVDNNFDEFIFGRIESNQDTKQVTGYSISGFQTEKIYSLVIVTGNQPGVLFANATEERVIPLLYWAAALRVFVNQSQTIVESNRVTALRFFSSQPLRNLTLADNDLPTLLTIEEGVGTLSNVEISSARDSVTAVYTVPNNENESSFKVRASFYTTEKDSDSSTGENYRFNQLFTFHSGIKNRRSTSISNVTGGECTLEGTPAGVVFRAGSFAVATSSSVAIGIQSADAFIVPTNTAPRLARNATIAHTVRTLGAAAYPSADLFQALATAPAVDPFSAFYDIFLPAGLSHLLKKDARLTLEYDEDVADPSQLNVYFYDPIHNVYLLENAQKTVDEVNRTITVSVGHMSTFVVLPSQASIIGSNTYTGPTIRVHNVPNPFNLKPKTLTLNAAEAADRVQTIEGTMIRYSLPVGKSGDVKIEIYDVAGALVRVLSQSAPIDGTYYYLEWDGRNDQGQNTASGVYLAPVHTKQRR